From a single Brassica napus cultivar Da-Ae chromosome C9, Da-Ae, whole genome shotgun sequence genomic region:
- the LOC106394007 gene encoding glucan endo-1,3-beta-glucosidase 8-like — MSNPRRQSTIFLCITISFLYFFSSNVSALGVNWGTMATHQLPPKTVVQMLKDNNVQKVKLFDADTNTMVALAGSGIEVMVAIPNDQLKAMGSYNRAKDWVRRNITRFNDDIKIKYVAVGNEPFLTSYNGSFINLTYPALFNIQKALNEAGVGDFIKATVPSNADVYSSPPDNPVPSAGTFRQDIYEEMRLIVNFLAHNKAPFTVNIYPFLSLYLSSDFPFDYAFFNGQNTVNDNGVVYTNVFDANFDTLLASLKELGHGDMTVIVGEVGWPTDGDKNANIPNAERFYAGLLPKLAANRGTPMRPGYIEVYLFGFIDEDAKSIAPGNFERHWGIFKYDGQPKFPADLSGEGQKKALTGAQNVQYLQSQWCMLNPNAISFSNSTNQLGDNVNYACTFSDCTALGYGSSCGNLDEVGNASYAFNMYFQVQNQKAEACDFEGLAMITTRNISRDQCNFPIQIGDPTSGHCMYGSSVRFGLVSMLLLFIAL, encoded by the exons ATGAGTAATCCACGTAGACAGAGCACCATCTTCCTCTGCATCACCATATCCTTCTTATATTTCTTCTCCAGCAACGTCTCCGCCTTGGGAGTAAACTGGGGAACAATGGCCACCCACCAGCTACCTCCAAAAACGGTTGTACAGATGTTAAAAGACAACAACGTACAAAAAGTAAAGCTTTTCGACGCCGACACAAACACCATGGTAGCTCTTGCCGGCTCCGGCATCGAAGTAATGGTTGCCATCCCTAACGACCAGCTCAAAGCCATGGGAAGCTACAACAGAGCTAAAGATTGGGTCCGAAGAAACATCACTCGTTTCAACGACGACATCAAAATCAA GTACGTCGCCGTAGGGAACGAGCCCTTCTTAACATCTTACAATGGATCATTCATAAACCTAACGTATCCAGCACTCTTCAACATCCAAAAAGCACTAAACGAAGCCGGAGTCGGAGACTTCATCAAAGCCACCGTACCTTCGAACGCCGACGTCTACAGCTCTCCCCCGGATAATCCCGTCCCATCCGCCGGAACGTTCCGTCAAGACATCTACGAAGAGATGAGACTCATAGTCAACTTCTTAGCTCACAACAAAGCTCCCTTCACAGTCAACATCTACCCTTTCCTCAGCCTTTACCTAAGCAGCGACTTCCCTTTCGACTACGCCTTCTTCAACGGCCAGAACACCGTCAACGATAACGGCGTCGTCTACACTAACGTCTTCGACGCCAACTTCGACACGCTCTTGGCTTCACTTAAAGAACTAGGACACGGAGACATGACTGTTATAGTCGGAGAGGTTGGTTGGCCAACGGACGGCGACAAGAACGCTAACATCCCAAACGCGGAACGCTTCTACGCGGGCCTTCTTCCTAAGCTAGCAGCCAACAGAGGCACACCCATGCGTCCTGGCTACATCGAAGTGTACCTCTTCGGATTCATCGACGAAGATGCGAAGAGTATAGCTCCCGGGAACTTTGAGCGTCACTGGGGGATATTCAAGTACGATGGCCAGCCGAAGTTTCCAGCTGATCTGTCGGGGGAAGGACAGAAGAAGGCCTTGACAGGAGCTCAGAACGTTCAGTACTTGCAGAGCCAATGGTGTATGTTGAATCCTAACGCGATCAGTTTCAGCAATAGTACTAACCAGCTTGGGGATAACGTGAACTACGCGTGTACTTTCTCTGACTGTACTGCTTTGGGGTATGGTTCCTCTTGTGGTAATCTTGATGAGGTTGGGAACGCGTCGTATGCGTTTAATATGTATTTTCAGGTGCAGAATCAGAAAGCGGAGGCGTGTGACTTTGAAGGGCTTGCGATGATCACTACTAGGAATATTTCTAGAGATCAATGTAACTTCCCTATACAGATTGGTGATCCAACGTCAGGGCATTGTATGTATGGTTCTAGTGTCCGGTTCGGTCTAGTTAGTATGTTACTGCTCTTTATAGCACTATGA
- the LOC106391345 gene encoding ADP-glucose phosphorylase — protein sequence MASPSHAPPDHGADSVETRSPELRKDPVTNRWVIFSPARAKRPTDFKSKSPENPNPKPSSCPFCIGREHECAPEIFRVPPDDDPNWKLRVIENLYPALSRNLETQSNHQSATATSRTIVGFGFHDVVIEAPLHSIQLSDIDPVGIGDVLIAYRKRIEQIAQHDSINYIQVFKNHGASAGASMSHSHSQIMALPVVPPTVSSRLGGTKDYFDETGKCCLCEAKSKHFVIDESSHFVSVAPYASTYPFEVWIVPKDHSSHFHHLDDVKAVDLGGLLKLMLQKIAKQLNDPPYNYMIHTSPLKVTESQLPYTHWFLQIVPQLSGVGGFEMGTGCYINPVFPEDVAKVLREVSLT from the exons ATGGCGTCACCGAGTCATGCCCCTCCTGATCACGGCGCCGACTCGGTCGAAACTCGGTCTCCGGAGCTCAGAAAGGATCCGGTGACTAACCGCTGGGTAATATTCTCCCCCGCTCGAGCCAAGAGACCTACTGATTTCAAATCGAAATCTCCAGAGAACCCTAATCCCAAACCTTCCTCTTGCCCCTTCTGCATCGGCCGCGAGCACGAGTGCGCTCCGGAGATATTCCGCGTGCCGCCGGATGATGACCCGAATTGGAAACTCCGGGTCATCGAGAATCTGTACCCGGCTCTAAGCAGGAATCTCGAGACCCAATCGAATCATCAATCCGCTACAGCTACTAGTCGGACTATAGTCGGGTTCGGATTCCACGACGTGGTGATCGAAGCTCCTCTTCACTCGATTCAGCTTTCCGATATCGATCCGGTGGGTATCGGCGATGTTCTGATCGCGTATAGGAAGAGGATCGAGCAAATCGCGCAACATGATTCCATCAATTACATTCAG GTGTTCAAGAACCATGGTGCTTCGGCTGGAGCATCGATGAGTCACTCACACAGTCAGATAATGGCTCTCCCTGTTGTTCCTCCTACAGTTTCTTCACGGCTTGGTGGTACGAAAGATTATTTCGACGAGACTGGGAAGTGTTGTCTCTGTGAAGCTAAATCAAAACACTTTGTGATAGACGAGTCGTCTCATTTTGTTTCCGTGGCTCCTTATGCGTCTACGTATCCCTTTGAGGTTTGGATTGTTCCAAAGGATCACTCTTCCCACTTCCATCATCTCGATGACGTCAAG GCTGTTGACCTCGGAGGGCTTCTGAAACTCATGCTTCAGAAGATAGCAAAGCAACTTAACGACCCTCCTTATAATTATATGATCCACACTTCTCCCCTCAAGGTGACGGAGTCACAATTACCTTACACGCACTGGTTCTTGCAGATCGTACCTCAGCTTTCCGGGGTTGGTGGGTTTGAGATGGGCACAGGGTGTTACATAAACCCTGTTTTCCCCGAGGATGTAGCAAAGGTTTTGCGGGAAGTTAGCCTTACTTGA
- the LOC125593080 gene encoding NADPH-dependent aldehyde reductase-like protein, chloroplastic encodes MAAASTPPYSLAGRVAIVTGSSRGIGRAIAIHLAELGAKVIVNYTNRSTDADQVAGEINSSAGTSPVAVVFRADISDSSQVESLFDAAEKAFNSPVHILVNSAGIVDSNYPTIANTPIEDFDRIFRVNTRGSFLCCKEAAKRLKRGGGGRIILLTSSLTEALIPGQGAYTASKAAVETMVKILAKELKGTGITANCVSPGPVATEMFFSGKSEETVKSIIERSPFGRLGETRDIAPVVGFLASDGGQWINGQVIVANGAFLK; translated from the exons ATGGCTGCAGCTTCTACTCCGCCGTACTCCCTCGCCGGCCGAGTCGCGATAGTCACCGGTTCATCTCGTGGCATCGGCCGTGCCATAGCTATACACCTTGCCGAGCTCGGCGCTAAGGTAATCGTcaactacaccaacagatccaCCGACGCCGATCAAGTCGCGGGGGAAATCAACTCATCCGCCGGTACTAGTCCGGTAGCCGTCGTGTTCCGCGCCGATATCTCGGACTCAAGCCAGGTAGAGTCCCTCTTCGACGCGGCGGAGAAAGCCTTTAACTCGCCGGTTCACATCCTCGTTAACTCAGCTGGGATCGTCGATTCCAACTACCCGACCATCGCCAACACTCCCATTGAGGATTTCGATCGCATCTTCAG GGTGAACACGAGAGGATCATTCTTGTGCTGCAAAGAAGCTGCGAAGAGGCTAAAACGTGGAGGCGGTGGTCGGATCATACTCCTAACTTCTTCCTTAACCGAGGCGTTAATCCCCGGACAAGGAGCTTACACAGCATCCAAAGCAGCCGTTGAAACAATGGTCAAGATTCTCGCCAAGGAACTCAAAGGCACAGGGATCACTGCGAACTGTGTTTCTCCAGGTCCTGTCGCCACTGAGATGTTCTTCAGTGGGAAGAGCGAGGAAACAGTGAAGAGCATCATCGAAAGGAGCCCTTTTGGTAGGCTTGGTGAGACCAGAGACATTGCTCCTGTTGTTGGTTTCTTGGCTAGTGATGGTGGTCAGTGGATCAATGGCCAAGTCATTGTTGCTAACGGTGCATTCCTCAAATAA